A stretch of the Esox lucius isolate fEsoLuc1 chromosome 2, fEsoLuc1.pri, whole genome shotgun sequence genome encodes the following:
- the kbtbd13 gene encoding kelch repeat and BTB domain-containing protein 13, translating to MDSLKVRLDGSVFFVNKALLEQHCKYFRALFRSGMRECRQAEVHLQGLSARGFLLTLRILDGDRPILGADEIVDAIECAAFLQVQSVTKHLINIVNSDNCLLMFHTAATYGLRDLSHGAALFIRDMYSDLKEDVISTLPEDLVEYVESLAPSRYVTVCSHSPSIEKLQDCQRTVCYLDDEDKEWKVLTHLPLNTSTTLAGVTVLDNKLYIVGGVHDISKKVVDSGYCYDPESDSWFTIPSPQQSRYNCTLVGHEGCLYAIGGELDRKSTASVEKYNVSTSTWCFAASLPCRANKVVSAKAMSRIFISLWKPRGTTEIHEYVPEKDHWVLVTTLVRKQSYSHCMVGHRDNLYVMRNGPCEDFLMCVIDCYNLTVGQWRAFPGQYANSKGSLFTSVVRGDSVFTLNHMRTTEFAVEENRWKTKRETKGFGRIGSMYTFLLRLPKAKTVGNTEVLTDGLKFGSRIDQRRKDSLLHCFD from the coding sequence ATGGACAGCCTGAAAGTGAGACTGGACGGAAGTGTTTTCTTTGTGAATAAAGCCCTGCTCGAACAACACTGCAAGTACTTCCGAGCCCTCTTCCGTTCGGGAATGCGAGAATGCCGACAGGCTGAGGTCCACCTGCAAGGGCTGAGCGCCCGGGGGTTCCTGTTGACACTCCGGATCCTGGACGGGGATCGCCCTATCCTGGGTGCAGATGAGATTGTGGATGCGATCGAGTGCGCTGCCTTTCTACAGGTACAGTCTGTGACCAAGCACCTGATCAATATCGTCAACTCTGACAACTGCCTGCTAATGTTCCACACGGCAGCAACCTACGGTTTGCGGGACCTGTCCCATGGCGCTGCCCTTTTCATTAGAGACATGTACTCTGACCTGAAGGAGGACGTTATTAGCACTTTACCAGAAGACCTAGTAGAGTATGTTGAGTCTCTCGCTCCTAGTAGATATGTCACCGTTTGCAGCCACTCTCCTAGCATTGAGAAACTCCAAGACTGTCAGAGGACAGTTTGTTACCTAGACGATGAGGATAAAGAGTGGAAGGTGCTGACTCACCTGCCCTTAAACACCAGCACCACTCTGGCAGGCGTGACTGTGCTGGACAACAAGCTCTACATAGTGGGTGGAGTCCATGATATCAGTAAGAAAGTCGTCGACTCCGGCTACTGTTACGACCCAGAAAGCGACTCCTGGTTTACTATTCCGAGTCCCCAGCAGAGTCGCTACAACTGCACGTTGGTTGGCCACGAGGGCTGCCTTTACGCCATCGGCGGAGAGCTTGACAGGAAGTCCACAGCATCGGTGGAGAAGTACAACGTCTCCACAAGCACATGGTGCTTTGCTGCAAGCCTCCCGTGTCGAGCAAACAAAGTGGTCTCCGCCAAAGCTATGAGCCGcatcttcatctctctctggaAGCCCAGAGGTACTACGGAGATCCATGAGTATGTCCCTGAGAAGGACCACTGGGTCCTGGTCACCACGCTTGTCCGCAAGCAGAGCTATAGCCACTGTATGGTTGGCCATAGGGACAATCTGTATGTGATGCGTAATGGGCCCTGCGAGGACTTCTTGATGTGTGTGATAGACTGCTACAACCTGACGGTAGGTCAATGGAGGGCGTTTCCAGGGCAGTACGCAAACAGTAAAGGATCACTGTTCACCTCAGTAGTAAGAGGAGATTCAGTGTTCACCCTCAACCACATGAGAACAACAGAGTTTGCTGTAGAGGAGAACAGATGGAAAACCAAAAGGGAGACCAAGGGCTTTGGGCGAATTGGCTCCATGTACACGTTCCTCTTGAGACTGCCCAAGGCCAAGACAGTGGGAAACACTGAGGTGCTGACGGACGGCCTGAAGTTTGGGAGTCGTATCGACCAAAGACGCAAAGACTCTTTGCTGCACTGCTTTGACTGA